In the genome of Aridibaculum aurantiacum, one region contains:
- a CDS encoding SDR family oxidoreductase, with translation MSATSDNMQNPVDQFEQPPYENQEKVPVPGTEADLTPKADHGETSYKGSGKLTGRKAVITGGDSGIGRAVAIAFAREGADVLISYLNEHEDAKETAKYVEEAGRKAVLVPGDISSEEHCKSIINTAVQELGGLDILVNNAAYQMSHDSLQELTAEELDRTFRTNIYAMFYLCQAAEPHLKPGSTVINTSSVNAYKPSPILLAYAATKGAIQNFTASLGQLWAEKGIRVNCVAPGPIWTPLIPSTMPEEKVKEFGQSVPLKRAGQPVELSAVYVLLASQDSSFMTSSTVQVTGGTPTI, from the coding sequence ATGAGTGCAACAAGTGATAACATGCAGAACCCGGTTGATCAGTTTGAACAGCCACCGTATGAAAATCAGGAGAAGGTGCCTGTACCCGGTACTGAAGCAGACCTGACACCAAAAGCCGACCATGGCGAAACATCGTACAAAGGTTCGGGTAAGTTAACAGGCAGAAAAGCTGTCATTACAGGAGGTGATTCAGGAATAGGACGTGCTGTGGCCATTGCCTTTGCACGCGAAGGTGCAGATGTACTGATATCGTATCTGAATGAGCATGAAGATGCAAAGGAAACAGCTAAATATGTAGAGGAAGCAGGTCGTAAAGCTGTTCTTGTTCCGGGCGATATAAGCAGCGAGGAACACTGCAAAAGCATAATCAATACTGCGGTGCAGGAGCTTGGCGGGCTGGATATACTAGTGAATAATGCAGCTTACCAGATGAGCCACGACTCCCTGCAGGAACTAACTGCAGAGGAATTGGACCGTACCTTCCGCACAAACATCTATGCTATGTTTTACCTGTGCCAGGCAGCGGAGCCGCATTTGAAGCCTGGTAGCACCGTCATCAATACATCATCGGTGAATGCTTATAAGCCATCTCCGATTTTGCTGGCATATGCAGCCACCAAAGGTGCTATTCAAAACTTTACAGCCAGCCTTGGCCAGTTATGGGCAGAGAAAGGTATACGTGTAAACTGTGTTGCTCCCGGACCTATCTGGACACCACTTATTCCGAGTACCATGCCTGAAGAGAAAGTGAAAGAATTCGGGCAAAGCGTGCCATTGAAACGCGCTGGCCAGCCTGTTGAACTGTCGGCGGTGTATGTTCTATTGGCATCGCAGGACTCAAGTTTTATGACATCTTCTACAGTGCAGGTAACGGGTGGTACGCCTACCATATAA
- the aspS gene encoding aspartate--tRNA ligase → MYRSHTCGQLRLADTGTSVTLAGWVQTVRKFGSITFVDLRDRYGITQLLFNESLNARLDEQPLGREFVLQAKGVVNERSNKNLNIPTGEVEILVDDFTVLNKSAVPPFTIQDDTDGGDDLRMKYRFLDLRRNAVKRNLELRYAVNRAARNYLHEQGFMDIETPFLIKSTPEGARDFVVPSRMNPGQFYALPQSPQTFKQLLMVSGYDRYYQVVKCFRDEDLRADRQPEFTQIDCEMAFVEQEDILNMFEGLVKNIFKEVTGIDYIDAVERMTWEDAMWNYGNDKPDIRFDMKVTNLKVPSTVFMAKQEEVKQSPVAGETGFKVFDEAETLVAINVPNAADYSRKQTDELIEWVKRPQVGMGGLAFIKVNADGTVKSSFDKFFNEEQLKSLAAYCNAQPGDLVLILAGREERTRKAISDLRMYMGERLGLRKKEEYKLLWVLDFPLFEYDEEGNRWVARHHPFTSPKPNQIETMIKNNPVIENAADYLNHPYANIKANAYDMVLNGNEIGGGSIRIYQRELQEKMFAALGMDEHEQQHKFGFLLGAFEYGAPPHGGIAFGFDRLCAILGGSESIRDFIAFPKNNSGRDVMLDAPSAIDDKQFDELQIKLDLK, encoded by the coding sequence ATGTATAGATCTCATACCTGCGGACAACTAAGACTTGCAGATACAGGAACATCCGTAACCCTTGCAGGTTGGGTGCAAACGGTAAGAAAATTCGGAAGCATCACTTTCGTAGACCTGCGCGACAGGTACGGCATTACCCAGTTACTATTCAACGAAAGCCTGAACGCCCGACTGGATGAGCAGCCGCTGGGCCGGGAGTTTGTACTGCAGGCAAAGGGTGTTGTAAATGAAAGAAGCAACAAGAACCTGAACATTCCCACAGGTGAAGTAGAGATACTGGTGGATGATTTTACCGTTTTGAATAAAAGTGCAGTACCACCTTTTACCATACAAGACGATACGGATGGTGGTGATGACCTGCGCATGAAATATCGTTTTCTTGACCTGCGCCGCAATGCTGTAAAAAGAAATCTTGAACTTCGATATGCAGTTAACCGTGCAGCGCGTAACTACCTGCACGAGCAAGGTTTCATGGATATAGAAACCCCATTTCTAATTAAATCTACACCAGAAGGTGCACGTGATTTCGTGGTTCCATCGCGTATGAACCCGGGCCAGTTCTATGCGCTTCCTCAAAGCCCGCAAACCTTCAAGCAATTGCTGATGGTGAGTGGATATGACAGGTACTACCAGGTGGTAAAATGTTTTAGAGACGAGGATCTGCGTGCAGACCGCCAGCCGGAGTTTACCCAGATAGATTGTGAAATGGCCTTTGTTGAACAAGAGGACATCCTCAACATGTTCGAGGGACTGGTGAAGAATATTTTTAAAGAAGTAACAGGCATTGATTATATTGACGCAGTAGAGCGAATGACCTGGGAAGATGCAATGTGGAACTATGGCAATGACAAACCAGACATTCGCTTCGATATGAAAGTGACGAACCTGAAAGTGCCGTCAACTGTATTCATGGCCAAACAGGAAGAAGTGAAGCAATCACCAGTGGCCGGTGAAACAGGTTTCAAAGTGTTTGATGAAGCAGAAACACTGGTAGCCATCAATGTTCCAAATGCTGCAGACTACAGCCGCAAGCAAACCGATGAACTGATAGAATGGGTAAAGCGTCCACAGGTAGGAATGGGTGGATTGGCCTTTATAAAAGTGAATGCAGATGGAACGGTAAAAAGTTCATTCGACAAATTCTTCAATGAAGAGCAACTGAAAAGCTTGGCAGCGTATTGCAATGCTCAGCCGGGTGACCTCGTGCTGATATTGGCAGGAAGGGAGGAGAGAACACGTAAAGCCATTAGCGACCTGCGTATGTACATGGGTGAGCGACTGGGGCTTCGCAAAAAAGAAGAATACAAGTTGCTGTGGGTGCTCGACTTCCCGCTGTTTGAATATGATGAAGAAGGTAATCGTTGGGTAGCGCGTCACCATCCGTTTACTTCACCAAAGCCAAACCAGATAGAGACGATGATCAAAAACAATCCTGTTATTGAAAATGCTGCAGATTACCTCAATCACCCGTATGCGAACATCAAGGCCAATGCTTATGATATGGTGCTGAATGGAAACGAGATCGGCGGTGGATCCATCAGGATATACCAGCGTGAACTACAAGAAAAGATGTTTGCAGCGCTGGGTATGGATGAACATGAGCAGCAACATAAGTTTGGTTTTTTGCTGGGTGCATTTGAATATGGTGCACCGCCGCATGGTGGTATAGCCTTTGGTTTCGACAGGCTCTGTGCCATCTTAGGCGGAAGCGAGAGCATTCGTGACTTCATTGCATTTCCAAAGAACAACAGCGGCCGCGATGTGATGCTGGATGCGCCAAGTGCAATCGATGATAAGCAGTTTGATGAACTGCAGATTAAGCTGGATCTGAAGTAA